CAGCTCAGCGTCCGCACCGGCCTCTCGCGCGCCGCCGTCCGCCGCTGTCTCTACACCCTCACCAAACTCGGTTTCGCCGGCGCCGAAGACGGCTCGCGCTACTCGCTGCGCCCGCGCATGCTCGCCCTCTCCCACACCTACACTGCGTCGAACACGCTCTCGTCGGCGGCGCAGCCCATTCTCGAGCGCATGTCGGCCGCGCTTCGTGAGTCCTTCTCAGTCGCGACGCTCGACGGCGAGGACATCGTCTACGTCGCCCGCACAACCGTCTCCCGCGTCATGGCCGTCGACCTCCACATCGGCAGCCGCCTGCCCGCCTACTGCACCAGTATGGGACGCATCCTGCTCGCCTACCTTCCCACTGAGCAGCTCGAGCAGTACCTCGCCCACGTCGTCCTGACCCCGCACACTCCCCGCACCGTCACCTCGGTCGAAAAGCTCCGTCTCATCCTCCGCAACATACGCCGCAACGGCTACGCCCTCTGCGACCAGGAGTATGAGATCGGCCTGCGATCGCTCGCCGTCCCTGTCTTCGCCCCCAACGGCCGTGCCGTCGCTACCGTGAACCTCAGCGGCAGCGCGCCACGCCTATCCAGCCTCGAGATGCAGACTCGCTTCCTGTCTCATCTGCGAAACGCAGCCAACGAGATCGCTGTCTTCCTTCGTTGAGGTCGGATATTGGTTGCAATTGTGCGAATTCTCACCGCACGACAACTCCCTTCACTCACCCGTGTTTAGGTGATTGAAAAGAAATATTTAATATTTCGTGAACCGTATAAGGCGATCACTCGCGATTCCTCGTCAGTTCGTGTTGCGCAAACAGTAGCTGTTATGTCCGTCCGTTCCAAGAGAATCGCTGGGACGTAAACAATCACCTCATCGCATTTCAGAGCCTACTATTCCTACTTACTCTTCAGTTGTTGACCTCGACGCCTCGAAGGAAGCCTCCAGCCCAGTCAGCAGCCATTACACCAAGGTGCGCTCTCAAGCAGCGACCCTTGGAGTCATGGTCTTCTCCGCACTGGCAATTCGCTTGCTAGTGACCGCCTTCGTCTTTCGGTCCGTAGCCGCTCCAACAATCGACCACAATGAATTCGGATGGGAGATGGGCTGGACTGCGCGCAGTCTCGTACTCGGTCACGGCTTCGCTTCGCCCTTCTTTCCATCGACAGGCCCAACTGCGCTCGTACCACCCCTTTATCCCTATCTCCTGGCTCTCGTCTTCCGGCTCTTTGGCCTCTACACGGCCAAATCCGCTCTCATCATTCTCTCGCTCAACAGCGTCTTCTCCGCGCTCACGTGCCTGCCCATCTACTTCATCGCAAAACACACCCTCGGCCAGCGGGCAGCGCAGCTTGCGGGGTGGGCATGGGTCCTCTATCCCTTCGCGATCTACTTCTCGGCAGGCATGGTCTGGGACTACGCCCTCACTGCCTTGCTCTTCTGCACCTGCTTCTGGGCAGCGCAGCGGCTACATCTCCATCCGCGGCTCATTACATGGGCCGCCTTCGGCGCACTCTTCGGCGTTACGGCGCTCTCCAATCCGTCCGTCGTGGTGACATTTCCCTTCCTTCTCTTGATTGCGGTCCTCAAGGTCAGGCAGGTTGACGGCCGCTGGCTCCGCAACGGGCTCGTCACGCTTCTCACATTTGCTGCAGTCCTCGCTCCGTGGACGATCCGCAACTACCGCACGATGCACGCCGTCTTCCCCGTTCGC
The Edaphobacter bradus genome window above contains:
- a CDS encoding IclR family transcriptional regulator domain-containing protein, which translates into the protein MSLTPRRPLPQTPPPAAVPATPPAHKPTPAASLDAFVGDPNFMTSLARGLIVIQAFTQQNPQMTISQLSVRTGLSRAAVRRCLYTLTKLGFAGAEDGSRYSLRPRMLALSHTYTASNTLSSAAQPILERMSAALRESFSVATLDGEDIVYVARTTVSRVMAVDLHIGSRLPAYCTSMGRILLAYLPTEQLEQYLAHVVLTPHTPRTVTSVEKLRLILRNIRRNGYALCDQEYEIGLRSLAVPVFAPNGRAVATVNLSGSAPRLSSLEMQTRFLSHLRNAANEIAVFLR
- a CDS encoding ArnT family glycosyltransferase, whose translation is MRSQAATLGVMVFSALAIRLLVTAFVFRSVAAPTIDHNEFGWEMGWTARSLVLGHGFASPFFPSTGPTALVPPLYPYLLALVFRLFGLYTAKSALIILSLNSVFSALTCLPIYFIAKHTLGQRAAQLAGWAWVLYPFAIYFSAGMVWDYALTALLFCTCFWAAQRLHLHPRLITWAAFGALFGVTALSNPSVVVTFPFLLLIAVLKVRQVDGRWLRNGLVTLLTFAAVLAPWTIRNYRTMHAVFPVRNGFWLEFWAGNNGDTSESNPAWAHPASNSVEMQKYQASGEIAYFAEKRTLALNFVKHHPLFFAEVSARRALRFWTGFWSFNRAYLRREPFDVPNLFFCTGLTLLMLRGVGRWWRADRVTTLRYLILLGVFPLTYYLTHSSMDYRQPIEPEIVILVTVGLFGLDEASQTPEESSEALSKDEMARV